In the genome of Acidimicrobiia bacterium, one region contains:
- a CDS encoding EutN/CcmL family microcompartment protein: MRLGRVSGTVVATIGVPAYGSRRLLMCDLLDGAGADTGDYLVCVDSVGAGAGETVLILDEGNGARQVLDAPDAPVRAVIVGIVDAVTID, encoded by the coding sequence GTGAGGCTGGGCAGGGTGAGCGGCACCGTGGTGGCGACCATCGGAGTTCCGGCATACGGGTCCCGTCGGCTGCTCATGTGCGACCTCCTCGATGGCGCCGGCGCTGATACCGGCGACTACCTGGTGTGTGTCGACTCGGTGGGGGCCGGGGCAGGCGAGACGGTGCTCATCCTCGACGAGGGCAACGGAGCCCGTCAGGTCCTCGACGCCCCGGACGCCCCGGTGCGGGCGGTGATCGTCGGGATCGTCGACGCCGTGACCATCGACTGA
- the pgl gene encoding 6-phosphogluconolactonase → MRVRVFTSPEALAAGVAAAVARWLRHDGTDVGLAGGSTPRRAYERLRRARVPWAEVTAWVTDERHVPVDHPDSNAGMALRSLFDHVPATLHEVPWDPDPEVAASRYEQTLRTILPGDGGPRPGLVMLGIGDDGHTASLFPGSPVLAETTRHFAAVEVPGRGWRLTATPPLLAGARRIIFVASGSAKAESVAAAISGDRSLPAAVVAGLAEDVVWMLDREAAALL, encoded by the coding sequence ATGAGGGTGCGGGTGTTCACCTCCCCCGAAGCACTCGCCGCCGGCGTCGCCGCCGCCGTGGCCCGCTGGCTGCGCCACGATGGCACCGACGTCGGCCTGGCAGGTGGATCCACGCCGCGTCGGGCCTACGAGCGGCTGCGGCGCGCCCGAGTGCCCTGGGCGGAGGTCACGGCATGGGTGACCGATGAGCGCCACGTCCCCGTCGACCACCCCGACAGCAACGCGGGAATGGCGCTCCGCTCACTGTTCGACCACGTCCCCGCCACCCTGCATGAGGTTCCGTGGGACCCGGACCCCGAGGTCGCCGCCTCCCGCTACGAGCAGACCCTGCGAACGATCCTCCCCGGCGACGGTGGTCCCCGCCCAGGCCTGGTGATGCTCGGGATCGGCGACGACGGCCACACGGCTTCGCTGTTTCCCGGTTCTCCTGTGCTCGCCGAGACGACGCGGCACTTCGCCGCCGTGGAGGTCCCCGGCCGCGGGTGGCGTCTCACCGCCACGCCACCGCTCCTGGCAGGCGCCCGCCGGATCATCTTCGTCGCCTCCGGATCCGCCAAGGCGGAGTCGGTGGCGGCGGCGATCTCTGGTGACCGCTCGCTTCCGGCGGCCGTCGTCGCCGGGCTCGCCGAGGACGTCGTGTGGATGCTCGACCGCGAGGCGGCCGCGCTGCTCTGA